One Thermococcus eurythermalis DNA segment encodes these proteins:
- the hydD gene encoding NADPH-dependent hydrogenase/sulfhydrogenase 1 subunit delta produces the protein MKGKLRIGFYALTSCYGCQLQFAMMDEIVQLIPNAEIVCWYMLERDSYEEKPVDIAFIEGSVSTEEEVRLVRKIRENAKIVVAVGSCAVHGGVQSWEKDKPVEELWKAVYGNATVKFRPKPAKPVEDYIKVDYRIYGCPPEKKDFLYALGTFLVGSWPEDIDYPVCVECRLNGHPCILIEKGEPCLGPITRAGCDARCPGFGVACIGCRGAIGYDVAWFDSLARTFKEKGLTKEEILQRMKIFNAHNPKLEEMVEKIFREVKE, from the coding sequence ATGAAAGGAAAACTTCGCATTGGGTTCTACGCCCTCACCTCCTGCTACGGCTGTCAGCTCCAGTTTGCCATGATGGACGAGATAGTCCAGCTTATCCCCAACGCCGAGATAGTGTGCTGGTACATGCTGGAGAGGGACTCCTACGAGGAAAAACCTGTGGACATAGCGTTCATTGAGGGGAGCGTGTCCACGGAGGAAGAGGTCAGGCTCGTTAGGAAGATACGCGAGAACGCTAAGATAGTGGTTGCCGTTGGTTCCTGCGCAGTTCACGGCGGTGTGCAGAGCTGGGAGAAGGACAAGCCAGTCGAAGAGCTCTGGAAGGCGGTTTACGGAAACGCAACGGTCAAGTTCAGGCCCAAGCCCGCCAAGCCAGTTGAGGACTACATCAAGGTGGACTACCGCATCTACGGTTGCCCGCCGGAGAAAAAGGACTTCCTCTACGCTCTGGGCACGTTCCTCGTAGGCTCCTGGCCTGAGGACATAGACTACCCCGTCTGCGTTGAGTGCAGGCTGAATGGGCACCCGTGCATACTAATAGAGAAAGGCGAGCCGTGCCTTGGCCCCATAACGAGAGCCGGCTGTGACGCCCGCTGTCCGGGCTTCGGAGTGGCGTGCATTGGCTGCAGGGGAGCGATAGGCTACGATGTGGCGTGGTTCGACTCACTCGCCAGGACGTTCAAGGAGAAGGGACTCACTAAAGAGGAGATACTCCAGCGCATGAAGATTTTCAACGCCCACAACCCGAAGCTCGAGGAGATGGTTGAGAAAATATTCAGGGAGGTGAAAGAATGA
- a CDS encoding molybdopterin oxidoreductase family protein yields MQLITCPYCGTGCRAYVKKELSRPFMIEYVTDINVPNDRGKLCPKGNAMFEHLLSKERLKVPLKAVEEGKFVKISWKEAINEIASFIRDYIKDDPNKLMFIAGGKVSNESAYLFQKLARSIGTNNVDNTSHLCHGVSVKAILDASFERNWATYDDVEKSNVIIVWGTNLAETAPLIFRRVLKAKNRGAKVIVIDPRKTKTTKFASTHVRPFPGTDIALINALTNLLIKMRNARSAHFTASDLKIIGKYTPEHAEKITGVPARDIEKIARDISLGGEGVILWGSGIALHSNGYDVIRSIITLASMVDFKVLPIAGQNNSQGVMDMGVVPDLLPGYRRYDEVDFFREAWKNEGLPAEAGLDIPKSIKEAQKCNISAFYIMGANIAVSFPEAEKALKRAEFVVAQDIFPTQTTELADIVLPAAAFLESDGSTTNAERRIQWSSRVKWPPKDAKPDWAILRELGNALELEGFDFYFAEEILREISTLVPQYANAGPRTLIRRPEGVIWSTEPRSGPVKAYTSERMPTLEPPVMITVRYVGQFQTGTMTKRSPSLHVRWQDLPVLVSEEDARKWGVKDGDRIKLVSENGEYIGTVKVSGTVIPGTIKAPWHEGANCIMSLKIDEETGLPQMKACSCKLERVE; encoded by the coding sequence ATGCAGCTCATCACCTGCCCTTATTGTGGAACCGGGTGCAGGGCGTATGTTAAGAAAGAACTATCCCGCCCGTTCATGATAGAGTATGTCACCGATATAAACGTCCCCAATGACCGCGGAAAGCTCTGTCCGAAAGGGAACGCCATGTTTGAACACCTGCTCAGCAAAGAGAGACTGAAAGTCCCGCTGAAAGCCGTTGAAGAAGGAAAATTCGTAAAGATAAGCTGGAAGGAGGCAATAAATGAAATCGCATCTTTTATCCGGGACTACATAAAGGACGACCCTAACAAGCTCATGTTCATTGCGGGGGGAAAGGTCAGCAACGAGTCTGCGTACCTCTTTCAGAAACTCGCGAGGAGCATCGGGACAAACAACGTTGACAACACCAGCCACCTCTGCCACGGTGTATCCGTGAAGGCCATACTGGACGCAAGCTTCGAAAGGAACTGGGCGACGTACGATGATGTTGAGAAAAGCAATGTGATAATCGTATGGGGAACCAACCTGGCTGAGACCGCCCCGCTTATTTTCCGCAGGGTTCTAAAGGCCAAGAACAGGGGGGCCAAGGTCATAGTCATAGACCCTAGGAAGACCAAGACCACAAAGTTTGCCAGCACTCACGTCCGCCCGTTTCCGGGCACGGACATTGCGCTGATAAACGCACTCACAAACCTCCTGATAAAAATGAGAAACGCGAGGAGCGCCCACTTTACTGCCTCCGACCTCAAAATAATCGGCAAGTACACTCCGGAGCACGCCGAAAAAATAACCGGGGTGCCTGCGAGGGACATCGAGAAGATAGCCAGAGACATCTCCCTTGGGGGAGAGGGTGTCATCCTGTGGGGCTCAGGCATCGCACTCCACTCCAACGGCTACGACGTTATCAGGAGCATTATAACACTCGCCTCAATGGTTGACTTCAAAGTCCTGCCGATTGCTGGACAGAACAACTCCCAGGGAGTCATGGATATGGGCGTGGTGCCCGACTTACTGCCCGGGTACAGGAGGTACGACGAGGTAGACTTCTTCAGGGAGGCCTGGAAGAACGAGGGACTCCCGGCCGAAGCAGGGCTCGACATTCCGAAATCAATCAAAGAGGCGCAAAAGTGCAACATTTCAGCGTTTTACATTATGGGAGCAAACATCGCGGTGAGCTTTCCGGAGGCCGAAAAGGCCCTAAAACGCGCAGAGTTCGTTGTTGCCCAGGACATATTCCCGACGCAGACAACGGAACTTGCCGATATCGTTCTCCCCGCGGCCGCGTTCCTTGAGAGCGACGGTTCTACAACGAACGCCGAGAGGAGAATCCAGTGGAGCTCCAGGGTGAAGTGGCCCCCGAAGGACGCCAAGCCAGACTGGGCCATTTTAAGGGAGCTGGGAAATGCGCTTGAACTTGAGGGGTTTGACTTCTACTTCGCCGAGGAGATTCTCCGCGAGATAAGCACCCTCGTTCCCCAGTATGCAAACGCCGGCCCGCGCACCCTGATAAGAAGGCCAGAGGGAGTTATATGGAGCACGGAACCACGCTCCGGGCCCGTCAAGGCATACACTTCCGAGAGAATGCCCACCCTTGAGCCCCCGGTCATGATCACCGTCAGGTACGTGGGCCAGTTCCAGACTGGAACTATGACCAAGAGAAGCCCCTCACTGCACGTCAGGTGGCAAGACCTGCCCGTCCTGGTAAGCGAGGAAGACGCCCGGAAGTGGGGGGTAAAGGACGGCGACAGGATAAAACTCGTCTCTGAGAACGGGGAGTACATTGGAACCGTGAAGGTGTCCGGGACAGTCATTCCCGGCACGATTAAGGCCCCCTGGCACGAGGGCGCCAACTGCATAATGAGCCTGAAGATTGATGAGGAAACCGGTCTACCCCAGATGAAAGCATGTTCATGCAAACTTGAGAGGGTGGAGTGA
- a CDS encoding hydrogenase 4 subunit D, whose product MIFELIALSIILAYVGAVCFALDDRKADAVMLPLLWASTILQVAAGVLFYSSPSTIHVKLLASERFGEVYGFIIDPTSVFTALVVSSAGAIFLTYAVRYMDDRNIGHPHRGQKGRFYGWMMIFLGSTLTFIYSSTILQMLIFFELMSLACWGVVGFYGSRKSERSALKALLIPNFGAVVGFYTAVAFGFKYGDLSLKFLGSLPGNEKLILFVCLMIAAFTKSAQFPFYSWIPDAMVAPTPASAFLHGAAMVEMGVYLLVRVVQFMNPPRETFYPMAAILSLTLVIAILAYPKQTDAKRLLAYSTIAECAIMYTGVAAAVLGHPVGIKIALFQLMNHAYLKGLAFLTAGAFTYYYGTLDMTKIRGLKETPILAYGWAIGLLGLAGLPPFGIFFSKLYLFLNAGPLYSSPLGALLLALILVDSVVLLAVGLKSINMMVFSDGEGKKVDGIVKGALAGLILLSLVSAYIGYFALGVM is encoded by the coding sequence ATGATATTCGAGCTCATAGCGCTTTCAATAATCCTCGCGTATGTCGGTGCCGTCTGCTTCGCCCTCGATGACAGAAAGGCAGACGCCGTAATGCTCCCCCTCCTCTGGGCCTCGACGATACTTCAGGTTGCCGCCGGCGTCCTGTTTTACTCGTCCCCCTCAACGATTCATGTTAAACTGCTGGCCTCAGAGCGCTTCGGTGAGGTATACGGCTTCATAATTGACCCGACGAGCGTGTTCACGGCCCTGGTGGTTTCATCTGCGGGTGCAATATTCCTGACCTACGCGGTCAGGTATATGGACGATAGAAACATCGGGCACCCCCACAGGGGCCAGAAGGGAAGGTTCTACGGGTGGATGATGATATTCCTCGGCTCAACGCTCACGTTCATATACTCATCAACGATACTGCAGATGCTGATATTCTTCGAGCTGATGAGCCTGGCGTGCTGGGGTGTCGTGGGCTTCTATGGAAGCAGAAAATCTGAGAGGTCCGCCCTCAAGGCCCTCCTGATACCGAACTTCGGTGCAGTGGTCGGCTTCTACACCGCTGTGGCCTTCGGGTTCAAGTACGGCGACCTCAGCCTGAAGTTCCTCGGCAGCCTCCCCGGGAACGAGAAACTGATTCTGTTCGTCTGCCTCATGATTGCGGCCTTTACAAAGAGCGCCCAGTTCCCGTTCTACTCGTGGATTCCTGACGCTATGGTGGCCCCAACTCCTGCGAGTGCCTTCCTTCACGGAGCGGCGATGGTCGAGATGGGTGTCTACCTTCTGGTAAGGGTCGTCCAGTTCATGAATCCGCCCAGAGAGACGTTCTATCCGATGGCGGCAATCCTGTCCCTGACGCTGGTGATAGCAATCCTCGCGTATCCCAAGCAGACCGACGCCAAGAGGCTGCTCGCCTACTCAACGATAGCCGAGTGTGCCATAATGTATACAGGAGTTGCGGCCGCAGTCCTCGGTCACCCCGTCGGGATTAAAATCGCGCTGTTCCAGCTCATGAACCACGCCTACCTCAAGGGCCTCGCGTTCCTCACCGCAGGAGCCTTCACATACTACTACGGCACCCTGGACATGACGAAGATAAGGGGCCTCAAGGAGACCCCGATACTTGCATACGGCTGGGCCATAGGGCTCCTCGGGCTCGCGGGACTGCCGCCGTTCGGCATTTTCTTCAGCAAGCTCTACCTCTTCCTCAACGCCGGCCCCCTGTACAGCTCCCCGCTCGGGGCACTGCTGCTGGCCCTGATCCTTGTGGACTCCGTCGTACTGCTGGCGGTCGGGCTGAAGAGCATCAACATGATGGTGTTCAGCGATGGAGAAGGAAAGAAAGTTGACGGCATCGTAAAGGGCGCACTGGCCGGGCTGATACTCCTCTCCCTGGTCTCGGCGTACATCGGGTACTTCGCCCTGGGGGTGATGTGA
- a CDS encoding 4Fe-4S dicluster domain-containing protein: protein MGKRVFIDFRNCIGCRACEIACAREHHGKANITLIETSELLMMSFNCRHCENAPCMLVCPARALYRDEDGAVRVKAQDCIGCMFCSVACPFGTPEFVPELKIMAKCDLCSHRREEGKLPACVTTCPTDALIFASEEEILQIKVKQNLAKVEELAKKVEKIMGGTV from the coding sequence ATGGGGAAGAGGGTCTTTATCGACTTTAGGAACTGCATAGGGTGCAGGGCCTGTGAGATTGCCTGCGCCAGGGAGCACCACGGGAAGGCCAACATCACGCTCATCGAGACGTCGGAACTGCTCATGATGTCCTTTAACTGCAGGCACTGTGAAAACGCCCCCTGTATGCTGGTCTGTCCCGCCAGGGCGCTCTACAGGGACGAAGACGGGGCCGTACGCGTTAAGGCCCAGGACTGCATAGGCTGTATGTTCTGCTCCGTTGCGTGCCCATTCGGCACGCCTGAGTTCGTCCCCGAGCTGAAGATTATGGCCAAGTGCGACCTCTGCAGTCACCGCAGGGAGGAGGGCAAGCTTCCGGCGTGTGTCACGACCTGCCCGACGGACGCGCTGATTTTCGCCAGCGAGGAGGAGATACTCCAGATAAAGGTCAAACAGAACCTTGCCAAGGTTGAGGAGCTCGCCAAGAAGGTTGAAAAGATAATGGGGGGAACCGTATGA
- the hydA gene encoding NADPH-dependent hydrogenase/sulfhydrogenase 1 subunit alpha, whose amino-acid sequence MNNVYLPITVDHIARVEGKGGVEILVSDDGVKEVRLNIIEGPRFFEAITLGKKLEEALAVYPRICSFCSAAHKLTAVEAAEKAIGFTPREEIRALREVLYIGDMIESHVLHLYLLVLPDYLGYSGPLHMVEEYKKEIGIALDLKNLGSWMMDELGARAIHQENVVLGGFGKLPGKATLELMKKRLQEALPKAEYTFELFSELEQYGDVEGPITHLAVKPRGPYGIYGDYISASDGNEFPSEAYREHIKEFVVEHSFAKHSHYHGKPFMVGAISRVVNHSDKLYGMAKELYEAHKDLLRPTNPFANNLAQALELVYFTERAIDLIDEALAKWPIRPRDEVEIKDGFGVSTTEAPRGILVYALEVKDGKVAYADIITPTAFNLAMMEQHVRMMAEKHYNDDPERLKYLAEMVVRAYDPCISCSVHVARL is encoded by the coding sequence ATGAACAACGTCTACCTCCCCATAACCGTTGACCACATAGCGCGCGTTGAGGGCAAGGGCGGTGTCGAAATACTCGTCAGCGACGACGGGGTTAAGGAGGTTCGGCTCAACATCATAGAGGGCCCGAGGTTCTTCGAGGCCATAACCCTGGGCAAGAAGCTCGAAGAAGCCTTGGCAGTTTACCCGAGGATATGCTCCTTCTGTTCGGCCGCCCACAAGCTCACCGCGGTTGAAGCCGCTGAGAAGGCGATTGGCTTCACCCCGCGTGAGGAAATCCGGGCGCTCAGGGAGGTTCTCTACATCGGCGACATGATAGAGAGCCACGTGCTCCACCTGTACCTCCTCGTCTTACCGGATTACCTCGGCTACTCTGGGCCACTCCACATGGTTGAGGAATACAAGAAGGAGATAGGCATAGCCCTCGACCTCAAGAACCTCGGGAGCTGGATGATGGACGAACTCGGAGCGAGGGCAATACACCAGGAGAACGTTGTTCTGGGAGGCTTCGGGAAGCTGCCGGGCAAGGCCACCCTTGAGCTCATGAAGAAGCGCCTACAGGAAGCGCTCCCCAAGGCGGAGTACACCTTCGAGCTGTTCTCAGAGCTGGAGCAGTATGGGGACGTCGAGGGGCCGATAACGCACCTCGCCGTGAAGCCGAGAGGGCCCTATGGAATCTACGGCGACTACATAAGCGCCAGCGACGGAAACGAGTTCCCGAGCGAGGCATACAGGGAGCACATAAAGGAGTTCGTAGTCGAGCACAGCTTCGCCAAGCACTCCCACTACCACGGGAAGCCCTTCATGGTGGGGGCAATCTCTCGCGTCGTCAACCACTCAGACAAGCTCTACGGAATGGCAAAGGAACTCTACGAGGCCCACAAGGACCTGCTCAGGCCGACCAACCCCTTCGCCAACAACCTCGCCCAGGCCCTTGAGCTCGTCTACTTCACGGAGAGGGCGATTGACCTCATAGACGAGGCCCTGGCGAAGTGGCCGATAAGGCCGAGGGACGAAGTTGAGATAAAGGACGGCTTCGGCGTCTCGACCACCGAGGCACCGCGCGGAATCCTCGTTTACGCGCTCGAAGTCAAGGACGGAAAGGTAGCCTACGCGGACATCATAACCCCGACCGCCTTCAACCTCGCCATGATGGAGCAGCACGTGAGAATGATGGCGGAGAAGCACTACAACGACGACCCGGAGAGGCTCAAGTACCTCGCAGAGATGGTTGTAAGGGCCTACGACCCGTGCATCTCCTGTTCAGTGCATGTGGCGAGGCTCTGA
- the hydG gene encoding NADPH-dependent hydrogenase/sulfhydrogenase 1 subunit gamma: protein MTIPRFISPGNTFAEENPYALGKVRVLRVYQLTELEKLFLFRFEDPTIAENWTFRPGQFVQLTIPGVGEVPISVCSSPMRQGFFELCIRKAGRVTTVVHKLKPGDTVLVRGPYGNGFPVDQWEGMDLLLIAAGLGTAPLRSVFLYAMDNRWKYGNITFINTARYGKDLLFYKELEAMKDIAEAENVKIIQSVTRDPDWPGPKGRPQKFIGEANTDPKNTAVAICGPPRMYKDVFESLIEHGYKPENIYVTLERMMKCGIGKCGHCNVGTSTSWKYVCKDGPVFTYFDIVSTPGMLD from the coding sequence ATGACCATTCCGAGGTTCATTTCTCCGGGCAACACCTTTGCGGAGGAGAACCCCTACGCCCTGGGAAAGGTCAGGGTTCTCAGGGTGTACCAGCTGACCGAGCTGGAAAAGCTGTTTCTGTTCAGGTTTGAAGACCCGACCATAGCCGAGAACTGGACGTTCAGGCCGGGCCAGTTCGTCCAGCTCACAATACCCGGCGTGGGTGAAGTGCCTATCAGCGTGTGTTCCTCCCCCATGAGGCAGGGTTTCTTTGAGCTCTGCATACGAAAAGCTGGAAGGGTGACCACAGTCGTCCACAAACTTAAGCCTGGTGACACCGTCCTCGTGCGGGGCCCCTACGGGAACGGCTTTCCCGTTGACCAGTGGGAGGGAATGGACCTGCTCCTAATAGCGGCAGGTCTTGGAACCGCACCCCTGAGAAGCGTCTTCCTCTACGCAATGGACAACCGCTGGAAGTACGGCAACATAACCTTCATTAACACCGCCCGCTATGGGAAAGATTTGCTCTTCTACAAGGAGCTTGAGGCAATGAAGGACATCGCAGAGGCCGAGAACGTCAAGATAATCCAGAGCGTCACCAGAGACCCCGACTGGCCGGGCCCGAAGGGAAGGCCGCAGAAGTTCATCGGCGAGGCGAACACAGACCCCAAAAACACGGCCGTGGCAATCTGCGGCCCGCCGAGAATGTACAAGGACGTTTTCGAGTCCCTCATCGAGCACGGTTACAAGCCCGAGAACATCTACGTCACGCTGGAGAGAATGATGAAGTGCGGAATCGGGAAGTGCGGCCACTGCAACGTGGGAACGAGCACCTCCTGGAAGTACGTCTGTAAAGACGGCCCAGTCTTCACGTACTTCGACATAGTATCAACACCGGGAATGCTTGACTGA
- the hydB gene encoding NADPH-dependent hydrogenase/sulfhydrogenase 1 subunit beta, with the protein MRYVKLPKENTYEFLERLKEWGKLYAPVKVSEKFYDFREVDDVRKVEFNYNRTIMPPKKFFFLPREKLFEFNISEAEYRETIENVEPFVVFGVHACDIFGLKILDTIYLDELPDKYYKVRREKGIIVGISCVPDEYCFCNLRETDFADDGFDLFLHELPDGWLVRVGTPTGHRIVDKNLELFEEVTPQDVCSFREFENKRHQMFRYHEDWADLRYLLELETEHPMWDEQSDICLACGNCNTTCPTCRCFDVQDVPNIDGNTGVRVRRWDSCQLVRHGMVAGGHNFRPTKKSRFMNRYMCKNAYIEQLGLSYCVGCGRCSYFCPAGINFVRNLRVILGLEEATCPPRVSEEIPKKGFAYTPSVRGDEL; encoded by the coding sequence TTGAGGTATGTTAAGCTGCCGAAGGAGAACACCTACGAGTTCTTGGAGCGGTTGAAAGAATGGGGCAAGCTATATGCCCCCGTTAAGGTATCGGAGAAGTTCTACGACTTCAGGGAAGTGGATGACGTCAGGAAAGTCGAGTTCAACTACAACAGAACCATAATGCCCCCGAAGAAGTTCTTCTTCCTGCCGAGGGAGAAGCTCTTCGAGTTCAACATTTCAGAGGCTGAGTACCGCGAGACAATTGAGAACGTTGAACCCTTCGTGGTCTTCGGCGTCCATGCCTGCGACATATTCGGCCTTAAGATACTCGACACAATTTACCTTGACGAGCTCCCGGACAAATACTACAAGGTTCGGCGTGAGAAGGGAATCATCGTAGGCATCAGCTGTGTGCCGGACGAGTACTGCTTCTGCAATTTGAGGGAGACCGACTTTGCAGATGATGGCTTCGACCTCTTCCTGCACGAGCTTCCCGACGGCTGGCTCGTCCGCGTTGGGACTCCCACCGGCCACAGGATAGTTGACAAGAACCTTGAGCTGTTTGAGGAAGTAACGCCCCAGGACGTGTGCAGCTTTAGGGAATTCGAAAACAAGAGGCACCAGATGTTCAGGTACCACGAGGACTGGGCTGACCTGAGGTACCTGCTTGAGCTCGAGACAGAGCACCCGATGTGGGACGAGCAGTCCGACATCTGTCTCGCCTGCGGTAACTGCAACACGACCTGCCCGACGTGCAGGTGCTTTGACGTCCAGGACGTCCCAAACATAGATGGGAACACCGGGGTAAGGGTGAGGAGGTGGGACTCCTGCCAGCTGGTCAGGCATGGAATGGTGGCGGGCGGACACAACTTCAGGCCGACAAAGAAGTCCAGGTTCATGAACAGGTATATGTGCAAAAACGCATACATTGAACAGCTCGGTCTCAGCTACTGTGTTGGCTGCGGCAGGTGCTCCTACTTCTGTCCCGCCGGGATAAACTTTGTGCGGAACCTCCGGGTAATTCTGGGCCTTGAAGAGGCAACGTGCCCGCCAAGAGTCTCCGAAGAGATTCCAAAGAAAGGGTTTGCGTACACACCTTCCGTTAGGGGTGATGAACTATGA